From the genome of Pirellulaceae bacterium:
ACGGGTGTAACGACGGTCAATCCTATATGAGAGATTGCGGCAATGGATGATATTTCAGCGTTATTCAATAAACTTCGCAAGTTTGACACTCCGACCATTTGTAATGTAATTGAGCTATTTGATGTTCGACCGCGAAACCAAGGATTTATGGATCATCGGATTACCTGTGCATTTCCTGATTTACCGCCCATGATCGGTTTTGCGTCGACCGCGTCGTTTCGGTCGGATGAGCCGCCGGGAACGGGCGATGCTTACGGGAGCCTGCAAAACCAATTGGAAACGTTCGGTGAATTACCCGGGCCCGCCGTGGTGGTATTTCAAGACCTTGACGATCCGGCGGTGGGTGCCACTTTTGGTGAAGTCATGTGTTCGACCTATCGAGCATTTGGTTCGACCGGCTTGATTACGAGTGGCGGAGGGCGTGATTTGGAACAGGTGCGAGCAATCGACTTTCCCGTTTTTACCGGGTCGACGATCAGTTCGCATGCCGACTGTCACATTTTACACGTGGGTTTGCCAGTGCGAGTTGGAGGATTGACGGTCAGAACGGGTGACTTGTTGCATGGGGATGCCAACGGTATCACAAATCTACCCGTGGATATCGCCAACGAGGTGGCCGATATTGCTGAAGAGTTCATCGAAGCCGAGAAGATTGTAATTGATTATGTGCAGTCCGATGGCGAGAAGACGATCTCAGAATTTGCGAGTCGCAGCAAGGAAATGGCGGCGGCGATGAAACGGTTGCGAGAACAGGTGAGTCGAAGCAACTAACGACCCCCGACTTGAGTTCCATGCAGAAAGAAAGGAAACGAGATGTCGTTGCCTGGCATTAAGCAGTTCGATCTGACGGGTAAGGTTGCTATTGTCACGGGAGGATCCAAAGGGCTGGGGCAGTCGATGGCCGACGGGCTTGCCTCGGCGGGTGCCAATCTCTTGTTGGTCAGTCGCAATGCGGAAGAGGCCCAAGCGGTTGCAGCAAGTATCGCCTCGGAGCACGGGGTGCAAGCTC
Proteins encoded in this window:
- a CDS encoding RraA family protein — its product is MDDISALFNKLRKFDTPTICNVIELFDVRPRNQGFMDHRITCAFPDLPPMIGFASTASFRSDEPPGTGDAYGSLQNQLETFGELPGPAVVVFQDLDDPAVGATFGEVMCSTYRAFGSTGLITSGGGRDLEQVRAIDFPVFTGSTISSHADCHILHVGLPVRVGGLTVRTGDLLHGDANGITNLPVDIANEVADIAEEFIEAEKIVIDYVQSDGEKTISEFASRSKEMAAAMKRLREQVSRSN